The following are encoded in a window of Bacillus sp. SORGH_AS_0510 genomic DNA:
- a CDS encoding SH3 domain-containing protein, producing MVKKFSFLLLSIILILGVFLPQGKSIAATGTVTVTSDTVNLRSGPGLSYPLVKVSKRGEKFPIVKEKEDWIEIELPFGQTGWVVNWLVTKDNQQKTTSSKTSTSTKGKAAIANDDQIRIRSGPGTSFRIVGFLNKEQEVNILDQNENWYKVSSPFGEGWVAREFLVVKTAQVKQQEPVSKQSGFGIVNADTLNVRMEPSQSGAVVGKLTKGTSVSIYSKQKNWVEVGFSNIKGWVSAEFVDSESKAVKDTTKNKPTGMKGTVTANSLSVRSGSSLNSAIIGTVSSGQTYAILEENNNWAKIEYKSGQFGWVAGWYLDQSTAAPSQSGQAVKDQTITILHNGTNIRSSASVQANVIELANEGTSYPVKNVVNDWYEIKLKNGKTGFVAGWIVSSNNGKKQIEKSGAEGYLKNKTIVLDPGHGGGDNGTTGASGTLEKELTLRTARLLYDKLKAAGANVYLTRTSDSFIPLPSRVSTAHAYNADAFISIHYDSNLDRSVRGMTGYYYHNYQQSLADTLYSSTVGQTKMQGRGVRFGDFHVIRENNQKAVLMELGYLSNPEEEMTLKSGVFQENAASGLFNGLARFFKGN from the coding sequence ATGGTTAAAAAATTTAGTTTCCTGCTATTATCTATCATTCTTATTTTGGGAGTCTTCCTGCCACAAGGAAAAAGCATTGCGGCAACTGGAACCGTTACCGTTACATCTGATACGGTGAATTTGCGAAGCGGACCTGGGCTAAGCTATCCTCTTGTAAAAGTTTCCAAGCGAGGCGAGAAATTTCCGATTGTGAAAGAAAAAGAGGATTGGATTGAAATTGAGTTACCCTTTGGTCAAACAGGCTGGGTGGTCAATTGGCTAGTCACAAAAGATAATCAACAGAAAACAACCAGTTCGAAAACTTCCACTAGCACCAAAGGAAAAGCTGCCATAGCCAATGACGATCAAATAAGAATTCGTTCAGGCCCTGGGACAAGCTTCCGGATTGTCGGTTTCTTAAATAAGGAACAAGAAGTAAACATCCTTGATCAGAACGAAAACTGGTATAAGGTTTCATCCCCTTTTGGCGAGGGATGGGTTGCTAGAGAGTTTTTAGTGGTAAAAACTGCCCAGGTAAAACAGCAAGAACCCGTTAGTAAACAATCTGGTTTTGGGATTGTGAATGCTGATACTCTTAATGTCAGGATGGAACCATCGCAGTCAGGAGCGGTCGTTGGAAAATTAACAAAAGGCACAAGCGTAAGCATTTATTCTAAGCAAAAGAATTGGGTTGAAGTTGGTTTCTCTAATATAAAGGGCTGGGTTAGTGCAGAGTTTGTAGATTCAGAGTCAAAGGCCGTAAAAGATACCACTAAGAATAAGCCAACTGGCATGAAGGGGACTGTCACTGCTAATAGCCTTAGCGTCCGTTCTGGTTCATCCTTAAATTCGGCTATTATTGGAACGGTCTCAAGCGGTCAAACCTATGCAATCCTTGAAGAGAATAACAATTGGGCTAAAATTGAATATAAGTCTGGCCAATTCGGCTGGGTTGCCGGCTGGTATCTTGATCAATCTACTGCCGCTCCTTCTCAATCTGGACAAGCTGTTAAGGATCAGACCATTACCATCCTACATAATGGAACGAATATCCGATCATCTGCTAGTGTACAAGCTAACGTGATTGAACTAGCAAATGAAGGCACTTCATACCCTGTTAAAAATGTAGTAAATGATTGGTATGAAATTAAGTTGAAGAACGGCAAAACTGGATTTGTGGCTGGTTGGATTGTTTCTAGTAACAACGGTAAAAAGCAAATAGAGAAATCTGGCGCAGAAGGTTATCTTAAGAATAAAACGATTGTATTAGATCCGGGACATGGCGGAGGAGATAACGGTACAACAGGAGCAAGCGGGACGCTTGAGAAGGAATTGACACTTCGGACAGCTCGTTTGTTATACGATAAGTTAAAGGCAGCTGGAGCAAATGTTTACTTAACAAGGACTAGCGATTCCTTTATTCCTCTTCCCTCTCGTGTAAGCACTGCACACGCCTATAATGCCGATGCTTTCATCAGCATTCATTACGATAGTAATTTAGACCGAAGCGTTCGTGGAATGACAGGTTATTATTATCATAATTATCAACAATCACTTGCTGATACTTTATACTCGTCGACAGTGGGACAAACCAAAATGCAGGGTCGGGGAGTCCGATTTGGCGATTTCCATGTCATTCGAGAAAATAACCAAAAAGCTGTTCTAATGGAACTTGGGTATTTAAGTAATCCAGAAGAAGAAATGACACTTAAATCAGGTGTATTCCAAGAAAATGCGGCGTCTGGTTTATTTAATGGACTGGCAAGATTCTTCAAAGGAAATTAA
- the hisS gene encoding histidine--tRNA ligase yields MSISIPRGTQDILPGEVEKWQLIEAKARELCEKYQYQEIRTPIFEHTDLFSRGVGDSTDIVQKEMYTFEDRGKRSITLRPEGTAAVVRSFVEKKMFGYANQPVKLYYMGPMFRYERPQAGRFRQFVQFGVEALGSNDPAIDAEVISLAMNLYKEMGLKKLKLIINSLGDKESRTAHREALVNHFKPRIGEFCHDCQNRLEKNPLRILDCKQDRDHELMKTAPSILDYLNDYSKAYFEKLQQYLTQLDIPFEVDANLVRGLDYYNHTAFEIMSNAEGFGAITTLCGGGRYNGLAEQIGGPETPGIGFALSIERFLAALQAEGIELEVNQGIDCYVAALGEEAKDYTVGLLQQLRMAGFSAERDYLNRKIKAQFKAADRLQAKFVAILGDEELKNNKINVKNMATGEQVELDLHSFITQFKELQA; encoded by the coding sequence ATGTCTATAAGCATTCCTAGAGGAACACAGGACATTTTACCTGGAGAAGTAGAGAAGTGGCAGCTAATTGAAGCAAAGGCAAGAGAACTTTGTGAAAAATATCAATATCAAGAGATTCGTACTCCAATTTTTGAACATACTGATCTTTTTTCAAGAGGTGTAGGGGACTCAACTGATATTGTTCAAAAAGAGATGTATACGTTTGAAGATCGTGGAAAACGCAGTATAACACTTCGACCAGAAGGAACAGCTGCAGTGGTTCGATCCTTCGTTGAGAAGAAGATGTTTGGTTACGCGAATCAGCCAGTAAAGCTTTATTATATGGGGCCTATGTTCCGCTATGAACGTCCGCAGGCTGGTCGTTTCCGTCAGTTTGTCCAATTTGGAGTGGAAGCGTTAGGCAGCAACGATCCTGCAATTGATGCAGAAGTGATTTCTTTAGCAATGAACTTGTATAAAGAAATGGGACTAAAAAAGCTAAAATTGATCATTAACAGCCTTGGTGATAAAGAAAGCCGCACTGCTCATCGTGAAGCGTTAGTAAATCACTTTAAACCAAGAATTGGCGAGTTTTGCCACGACTGTCAAAACCGCTTAGAGAAAAATCCATTGAGAATCTTGGATTGTAAGCAAGACCGTGATCACGAATTGATGAAAACGGCACCTTCCATTCTGGATTATCTCAATGATTATTCAAAGGCTTATTTTGAAAAATTACAACAGTATCTAACACAACTGGATATTCCTTTTGAAGTCGATGCCAATCTTGTAAGGGGTCTTGATTATTATAATCACACCGCATTTGAAATTATGAGCAATGCCGAAGGATTTGGTGCAATCACTACTTTATGTGGAGGCGGCCGATATAATGGACTCGCAGAACAAATCGGTGGCCCTGAAACGCCGGGCATTGGCTTTGCCTTAAGTATTGAACGCTTTCTAGCTGCATTACAAGCAGAAGGCATTGAACTTGAAGTGAATCAAGGAATCGATTGTTACGTAGCGGCACTAGGAGAAGAAGCGAAGGATTATACCGTAGGACTCTTACAGCAGCTTCGAATGGCTGGTTTTTCAGCAGAACGAGATTATCTAAACCGCAAGATCAAAGCTCAATTCAAAGCGGCTGATCGCTTGCAAGCAAAGTTTGTTGCTATTCTCGGAGATGAGGAATTAAAAAACAATAAAATTAATGTGAAAAACATGGCTACAGGTGAACAGGTAGAACTTGATTTACATTCTTTCATTACACAATTTAAAGAATTGCAAGCTTAA
- the aspS gene encoding aspartate--tRNA ligase, which yields MQGRSYFCGEVPETAVGEKVTLKGWVQKRRDLGGLIFIDLRDRTGIVQVVFNPDTSSEALQTAEKIRNEYVLDVVGTIVSREAGTINENLKTGKIEVQAEKVTIINEAKTPPFMISDKTDASEDVRLKYRYLDFRRPVIFETLKMRHQVTKQIRDFLDSEGFLDIETPILTKSTPEGARDYLVPSRVHPGEFYALPQSPQLFKQLLMVGGIERYYQIARCFRDEDLRADRQPEFTQIDIETSFLSQEDIMGMMERMMSKLMKEVKGLDIPSAFPRMTYDEAMSRYGSDKPDTRFGLELVDLSEIVKDSGFKVFAAAVENGGQVKALNVKGAADKYSRKDIDALTEFVAVYGAKGLAWLKVDAEGLKGPIAKFFSEADAQALTASLEASEGDLLLFVADKKSVVADALGALRLKLGKDLQLIDQSVFNFLWVTDWPLLEYDEEEGRYYAAHHPFTMPFREDLELLDSEPGKVRAQAYDLVLNGYELGGGSLRIFERDIQEKMFSILGFSPEEAKEQFGFLLNAFEYGTPPHGGIALGLDRLVMLLAGSTNLRDTIAFPKTASASCLLTNAPGEVSEDQLKELNLSLNVNK from the coding sequence ATGCAGGGTAGATCGTATTTTTGTGGTGAAGTTCCAGAAACAGCTGTAGGTGAAAAAGTAACATTAAAAGGGTGGGTTCAGAAGAGACGTGACCTCGGTGGGTTAATCTTTATCGATCTTCGTGACCGCACAGGTATTGTTCAGGTAGTGTTTAACCCGGATACTTCTTCTGAGGCACTCCAAACAGCTGAGAAAATTCGTAATGAATATGTCCTTGATGTTGTGGGGACAATTGTCAGCCGTGAAGCAGGAACCATTAATGAAAACCTGAAAACAGGAAAAATTGAAGTACAGGCAGAAAAAGTAACAATTATTAATGAAGCGAAGACTCCTCCTTTTATGATTTCTGATAAAACAGATGCATCTGAGGATGTTCGTTTAAAGTACCGTTATTTAGATTTTCGACGTCCGGTAATTTTTGAAACCTTAAAAATGCGTCATCAAGTGACCAAACAAATCAGAGATTTCTTGGACTCGGAAGGTTTCTTAGATATTGAAACACCAATTCTAACGAAAAGTACTCCAGAGGGGGCACGTGACTATTTAGTACCAAGCCGTGTTCATCCTGGTGAATTCTATGCGCTGCCACAATCACCACAACTATTTAAACAATTGTTGATGGTAGGTGGAATTGAGCGGTACTATCAAATTGCACGCTGTTTCCGTGACGAAGACTTACGTGCAGATCGTCAGCCTGAATTTACTCAAATCGATATTGAAACAAGCTTCCTAAGCCAAGAGGATATCATGGGTATGATGGAAAGAATGATGTCAAAGCTTATGAAAGAAGTAAAGGGGCTTGATATTCCTTCTGCATTCCCACGTATGACTTATGATGAGGCGATGAGTCGTTATGGTTCTGATAAGCCGGACACACGCTTTGGATTAGAGCTTGTTGACCTATCTGAGATTGTGAAGGACTCTGGTTTTAAAGTGTTTGCGGCAGCAGTTGAGAATGGCGGACAAGTAAAAGCTCTTAACGTTAAAGGAGCAGCAGACAAGTATTCTCGTAAAGACATCGATGCATTAACAGAGTTTGTAGCTGTGTATGGTGCAAAAGGGCTGGCTTGGCTTAAAGTAGATGCGGAAGGATTAAAAGGACCGATCGCAAAATTCTTCTCTGAAGCAGATGCACAAGCATTGACTGCAAGTCTTGAAGCATCTGAAGGTGATTTGCTCTTATTTGTTGCTGATAAAAAGAGTGTAGTCGCAGATGCATTAGGTGCTCTTCGATTAAAACTGGGCAAAGACTTACAATTAATTGATCAAAGTGTTTTCAATTTCTTATGGGTTACTGACTGGCCATTATTAGAGTACGATGAAGAAGAAGGTCGCTATTACGCTGCACACCATCCATTTACAATGCCATTTAGGGAAGATCTTGAATTGTTAGATTCAGAACCTGGAAAAGTACGTGCACAAGCCTATGACCTTGTTTTAAACGGTTATGAGCTTGGAGGCGGATCACTCCGGATTTTTGAACGTGACATTCAAGAAAAGATGTTCAGTATTCTTGGATTCTCACCTGAAGAAGCGAAGGAACAATTCGGCTTCCTATTAAATGCATTTGAATACGGTACACCGCCACATGGTGGAATTGCCCTTGGCCTTGACCGTCTGGTAATGCTACTTGCGGGCAGCACAAACCTTCGTGATACGATTGCATTTCCTAAGACAGCAAGTGCAAGCTGCTTGTTAACAAATGCACCAGGTGAAGTTTCAGAAGATCAATTAAAGGAACTAAATTTGTCATTAAATGTTAATAAATAA